The following are encoded in a window of Mustela nigripes isolate SB6536 chromosome 1, MUSNIG.SB6536, whole genome shotgun sequence genomic DNA:
- the LOC132012387 gene encoding olfactory receptor 8B8-like — translation MPAENTSFVTEFILMGLTDSPYLELPLFFLFLLMYVVTVLGNLGLVTLILLNSHLHTPMYFFLFNLSFIDLCYSSVFTPKMLINFTSKRNIISYRGCMTQLFFFCGFGISEAYVLTSMAYDRYVAICNPLLYNVAMSPKVCSILMLGSYLVSFLDATAHTGCMLRLTFCDAYTINHYLCDILPLLQLSCTGTYVNELVVFIVVGMNIIVPTVTIFVSYGFILSSILRISSTEGRSKAFSTCSSHIIAVSLFFGSGAFMYLKPSSAESMDEGKISSVFYTNAVPMMNPFIYSLRNKDIKLAVRKTLSRRVN, via the coding sequence ATGCCTGCTGAAAATACTTCATTTGTGACTGAATTTATTCTTATGGGGCTAACAGACTCACCATATCTTGAGCTTCCCCTGTTCTTCCTGTTTCTACTCATGTATGTGGTCACTGTGTTAGGAAATTTGGGCTTGGTAACTCTAATCCTGCTGAATTCACACCtgcacacccccatgtactttttcctcttcaatttGTCCTTCATAGACCTCTGTTATTCTTCTGTGTTTACACCCAAAATGCTGATTAACTTCACATCAAAGAGGAATATTATCTCCTACAGGGGATGCATGacccagcttttctttttctgtggttttggtaTTTCTGAAGCTTATGTGCTGACATCAATGGCCTACGATCGCTATGTGGCGATCTGTAACCCACTCTTATATAATGTTGCTATGTCCCCTAAAGTGTGTTCCATCCTTATGCTTGGTTCATATTTGGTGTCATTTTTGGATGCAACGGCTCACACTGGATGCATGCTAAGACTGACCTTCTGTGATGCATACACCATCAACCATTATTTGTGTGACATCCTCCCTCTACTCCAGCTCTCCTGCACCGGCACTTATGTGAATGAGCTGGTGGTTTTCATTGTCGTGGGTATGAATATCATTGTGCCCACTGTCACTATctttgtctcttatggtttcatCCTGTCCAGCATCTTGCGCATCAGCTCTACTGAGGGCAGGTCCAAAGCCTTCAGCACGTGCAGTTCCCACATAATTGCTGTTTCTCTGTTCTTTGGATCAGGTGCATTTATGTATCTTAAACCATCTTCTGCTGAGTCTATGGATGAGGGAAAAATCTCCTCTGTCTTTTATACAAATGCAGTTCCCATGATGAACCCTTTCATTTACAGCTTGAGAAACAAGGACATTAAACTTGCTGTGAGAAAAACTCTGAGTAGAAGAGTGAATTGA